The stretch of DNA CGCGCACCGCGTTCATGACGTTGTCGGAGGAGACTTCCCCGGCGCCCCCGCCCTTCAGCCGGGACGCGAAGAAATACTTTAATTCGAACGTTCCCCACGGGGTCTGCGCGAACTTGTTGCTGGTCGTGCGGCTGACCGTCGATTCGTGCAGGCCCACCTCGCGGGCGATTTCGGCGTGGGTAAGGGGCCGCAGGAATCCCTGCCCCTTCAGGAGAAACTCCTTCTGGTGCAGCATGATGGCGCCCGTAACCCTGAGAATCGTATCCCGCCTGTTTGAAATATTTTTCAGTAAATCGCGCGCCGATTGCATCCTGTCCTTGATGTAGGACCGCAGGTTTTTATCAATACTTTTTTTCCTGAGCATGCGCGCATAGTAGCCGTTGATCCTGATCCTGGGGATCCAGTCGTCGATCAGGGTGATGAGGAGCTCGTCTCCCGCGATTTTTACCTCCAGGTCGGGGACGATGTAACGGGTCCCGGACGCCGAAAACGCCCGGCCCGGGAACGGATTGAGCGAATGAAGGAGCCTGCTCTTCTCCACGACCTCCGCAAGGGTGACGCCCAGCCCCTTCGCGATGCGTTCGTAATCCAGGCTTTCCAGCTCCTTGAAATAGCGCCCGATGATCGCGTGGAGCATCTCCTCGTCCGGGTATTTCGCGAGGGCCTGCATCTCCAGGCTTTCCCGGATATCCAGCGCGCCGCACCCCGGCGGGTCGAGCAATGCTACCTGGCGCATGGCCGCGCGTACCTCCTCGATGCTCGCGCCCATTTCGAGCGCGATCGTCTCAAGAGGAACGCCCAAGAGGCCCCTCTCGTCGAGCGAGGTTATAACCTCTTCGAGGAGTGCGAGCTCCCTGTCGTTTTTCGACATGATGCGCGCCTGCGAGAGGAGATGCTCGATGAGGGATTCGGCCCGGGCCTCGGCGTTTTCGATGAGCGCGCGCGTGCGATCCTCGCCGTCCGAATCGCGCGGATAGCCGCTGTCGCTCGCGTCGGAATAGGCGCTCGACCTTTCCTCGAAACGCTCGGAGAGAGAATCGTCACCGCTCAACCGGTTTGTGATGCGCTGGAAAATATCGCCGTTCTCTTCGTCGGGGGAAACGACCGCGTCCTCTTCGAGAATGGGGTTCTCGACGAGCTCCCTGGAAATGAGTTCCGCAAGATCAACCGTGGACAGCTGCAGCATTTCGATCGACTGCTTGAGTGATTGCGTCATCACAAGCTTCTGGTTCTGCTGCAATCCTATTTTTATCGATACCGCCATTCCCTGTCCGACACCCAAGCTTCTATCGCCACCCCGGCGCCGGCTGCTTTTGCCCGGCGTGGAACTCGCGTCCGTATCACGTTACCAGTAATATACTAACATGGTAGGGGGCCTTCTATATTAAATCAATAATAAATTAGGGGGCGGCCTTCAAAGATTTTTAATGGTCCGATATTGACCTTTCGCTGCACGCGGCGTCTTGCACCAGGATCGATATTTTTCTTGCTACTGTGCATATTTTGATTCATTATAGTTCTGCATATATCGACACCGTTCACCGTCCGCCGCTGAAAATAAACCGGGTCCACAGAACAAAGGAAGGGTTATAATTATGAAGAAACCACTTATCGCGGCCGCTATTATATTCATCGTTTTAGCAGCCTACCTTACCCTTTGGCCTGTCCCCGCGGATCCCGTAATCTGGAGCGCGCCGACAGCGCCCGGCTACACCGGGGCACATGCGGTGAATGAAAAACTGGCCAATCTGAAAATGATTCCGCTGGGAAAAGAGGAAGGCCCCGAACACATCGCGCTTGCCAGGGACGGCAGGCTCTACGCCACCGTGGCGAGCGGCAACATAATAAGAATGAACCAGGACGGAAGCGCCCAGGAGGTCTTCGCCAACACCGACGGAAGGGTGCTCGGGTTTGATTTTGACGCGGCCGGGAACCTCATCGCCGCCGACGCGGTCAAGGGCCTGCTTTCAATAAGCCCCGACAGGAAGATCACCCTTCTCGCCGACAAGGCGGGCTCTGACCCCATTCGCTACGCGGACGCGGTCGTGGTCGCCGTAAACGAAAAGATTTTCCTGAGCGACGCCTCGATGCGTTTCGCCCCGGCCGAGTGGGGCGGTACCTTCGAGGCCAGCATCCTGGACATCATTGAGCAGTCGTGCACCGGGCGCATCCTGGAATACGACCCCGCGACGAAGAAGACCCGCATCGTCGCAAAGGGCTTCAGCTTCGCCAACGGCATCGCCCTGAGCGCGGACGGGCAGTGGCTCTTCGTCAACGAGACGGGGAAGTACCGGGTGTGGAAGATATCAGTCCGGGCCGCGAGCCTCGACATCGCGCAGCAAAGCCCCCTGGCGAGCGTCCTCCTGGAAAACCTGCCCGGTTATCCGGATAACCTCATGCGCGGCCTGGACGGCAAAATCTGGCTGGGATTCGCGAAGCCCCGGAACCCCACCGTGGACAAGCTGGCCGGGAACCCGTTCATGAGAAAGCTTACCCTGCGCCTGCCGCGCGCGATGTGGCCGGTGCCGAAGGCTTACGGGCACGTGATCGCCTTCATGGAGGACGGAAAGATCGTCGCCGATATGCAGGACCCCGCGGGGGCATATCCGGAGACCACATCGGTAACCGAGACGCGCGACCGGCTCTACATCCAGAGCCTGCACGCGAAGGGGATCGGCTGGATGGCGAAGTGAGGCGGAGCGGAGAACGGAATTATTTCCCCTTCCCCGCCTCGACCGCGGCCTTGATGAAGGCCTTGAAGAGCGGGTGCGGGCTGGTCGGCTTCGACTTGAACTCCGGGTGAAATTGCGTGCCCACGAACCACGGGTGGGTGGGAACCTCGATGGTTTCTACAAGGCCGGTCTTCGGGTGCGTACCGCCAAACACCATCCCGTTCTTCTCGTAAATTTCCCTGTACTTGAGCGTGAACTCGAAGCGGTGGCGGTGGCGCTCCATGACCGATTCGCGGTTGTAGATGGCGCGGACCCTCGTCCCCTCGCGCAACTGGCACTCGTAGGCGCCCAGGCGCATGGTGCCGCCCATCTTCTCGATGATCTCCTGCTCCTCCAGGAGCGATATGACCGTGTGCGGGGAGGTGGGGTCGAACTCCGAGCTGTTCGCGTTTTCCAGCCCGCAGACGTTGCGCCCGAACTCCACCACCGCAAGCTGCAGGCCCAGGCAAATTCCAAAGAACGGGATATTCTCCTTCCGCGCGTGCCCTATCGCCATGATCTTGCCCTCGATGCCGCGGTTCCCGAATCCGCCGGGCACGAGTATGCCGTCTATCTTCTGGAAGAGGCTCTTGAGCCCCGCCTTCTGCTTCTTCTCGATGTCCTCCGAATCTATGCGGGTGATGACCAGCTCCGCCTCGTTCGCCACCGCGCCATGCAGGAGCGCCTCGTATATGGACCGATAGGCATCTTGCAGGGAAATATATTTCCCCACGACCGCGATGTGCACCTTGCGCGTGGGGTTCTGGAACGCGTGAAAAAACCTGTCCCATTCCGCGATGTTAAGGTGGTTCTTCTCCATGCCGAAGTGCTCCAGCACGATCTCGTCGTAACCGTTGTTATGGAGCATGTAGGGAATCTCGTAGATTGAGCTCTTGATGTCGATCGCCGATATGACGTTGCGCTCCGTTACGTTGCAGAAGAGCGCGATCTTGCCGCGCATGTCCTCCGAAAGCACCTTGCCGGAGCGGCAGAGCAGCATGTCCGGGATGATCCCTATCTGCATGAGCTCCTTCACCGAGTGCTGGGTGGGCTTGGTCTTCGACTCCCCCGCGACGGTGATGGTGGGAACCAGCGTGAGGTGCACGTTGAGCACCCTGCGGCTTCCCAGCTCCTGGCGTATCTGGCGTATCGCCTCAAGGAAGGGGACGGACTCGATGTCGCCCACCGTTCCGCCGATCTCGATGAGAAGGAAGTCAAGGTCGTCATCGGCCGCGACGTCGTAGATGCGCTTTTTTATCTCGTTGGTGATGTGCGGTATCACCTGCACCGTGCGCCCCAGGTAGTCTCCGCGGCGCTCGCGCTCGATCACCGCGAAGTATATCTGACCCGTGCTCACGGAGTTTCTCTTGGTGAGATTCGCGCTGGTGAACCGCTCGTAGTATCCTAAATCCAGGTCGGTCTCGGCCCCGTCCTCGGTCACGTACACCTCGCCGTGCTGGTAAGGGCTCATGGTCCCGGGATCGATATTGATGTAAGGGTCCATCTTCACCGCCGAGACGCGATATCCGTGACCCTCCAGGAGCAATCCCAGGGAAGCGGTCGAAATGCCCTTTCCGAGCGACGAACAAACACCGCCCGTCACGAAAATAAATCGCGTTTTTTTATCAGTCATGGTCGTCACCCTTGAATGTCTTTCTGAGGAGTTGGAGATACGACATAATATGGACGTTAAATTCGATCCGTCAATTCCATTTTAGCGCATTTATCGAAAAAACAAGGCTTGACACCTCCCCGCGCGTGCGCTAGGCTCACGTCCGGCTGAAACCCCCCGACCGGTATCCCCATCTCAAGTCCGGCGTCGGAATTAAGCCCGGCTATATACTCAGGCGCCTCCTCCCGGGGAGAGCGCGTCCTGATCGAGGAACGGACGACATGACAGAAAAGCGGAAATTCGAACGACACCAGTGCTTCGTTAAAATCGAGTTCGAATACTGGGAAGGAAACCCCGAGACGATCGACGTCGAGCTTTCCGTCCCCATGCACGGCAAGGGCGCCATGCTCGATATCAGCAAGGGCGGCGCATTCGTCGTCACCAACGAGCGGCTCGGCATCAACATGCCCGTACGGCTGAAGGTCACCGAGGGCAAGAACAGGCATCTGCTCAAGGGGAGCGTGGTGCGCACGGGACTGCTCAAGAACAACCCTTCCGAGGTCGCGATGAAATACGCGGCTGTCAAGGTAAAGGAGGACGCCTACCTGGCGATCCAGTTTGACGAGGTGCACGAGGAAATCAGCGCGGAGCGGTTCGCATCCGGGAAATGAAAACGCGGTTCATTCGCATAAACGACATCTCCGAGATAGAAACCTCGTCGACCACGGTCTATGACCTGAACAACCGGTACATCGACGCGCGGGGAAACATGTTCGGGCTCAGGTACAACCGCGATTCGAAGAAAATTGAAGTCATAAAAATTATCCGCACCCCCGCCCAGAAATCCTCCTACTTCCAGCAGCAACTGGTCCGGCACAGGCGCATGAAGTCGGCCAACGGCGAGCACGAGGCCGTGGGAAGCCAGCGGGCAGAGGACGCCGGACATGTCGCGGCCGGCGGGGAAGACGCGCCGGAGACCGAGGACGTATTCGAGTCCGAACAGTATATCTCCCAGGCGATGGAAACCATGAAGACGCACCGCGACCGGATCGCGGGGATCATGATGAACATCAAGAACTCGCACGTCGTGCCGGAGACCGAACGCGGCGAGGCGAACGTGCTCATCCAGATATTCCGCAGCCTGGAGATAGACGGCATCAAGCGCATAGAAAAGGTGCTGGACAACCACAAGGAGATCGTGAGCTATCCCCGCTCGCTTTCATACTACGAATCCAAGCTGGACAACAAGGGCCGCGACGTCTTCGAGGCGATCGGGGATTACGAAAAGCGGATGAAGTTCGTGTTCCACTTTGAAATGTTCAATTCTATCAAAAACCTTTACAACGCGCTCTTCAAGGGCTTGAAAGACCTGGACTACTTTTTACAGGACAAGAAAATCGACGAGGTCAAGGGAATCACCCTCCCCGAAAAGCAGTGCTACCTGGACGCGACGACCTCCCTCGCGAACACGTTGCGCGAGAGCGGAAAGATCATGCGGGACATTGCGAAACTGGAGGAATACGTTTACAACAGGAATAACTTCTCGCGCTGACCCGTTGTCAGGGCTGGACCACTACAACCTCGCCGAATTTCGACAAAGGACCTTTCAGCGACTCGTCCCCCACGACCACCCTGACCAGCCCGTTTTTTAAAAGCTCGTCGGCGCCCGCGAGCACCATCTCCTTCGTGACCGCGCCTATCATCTTCGTGTAGTCGGCAAGGTAGCGTTCGGGGAGGCGGTTATACTGGACCATGCTGTACTGGGCCAGCACCTCCAGGGGAGTCTCGAAGTCGAATATATAACTATATATCATCGAGCTGCGCGCCCAGTCGAGCTCCTCGCCGCTCACGGGCGCGGTCGCCATCAACCGTACGTTCTGGAGCATGAGATCGAACGCCTGGTCGGCCTGGTCGGTGCGCGTCTGCGCGAAGGCGAGAAACAAGCCCAGGTCGCGCCTAAACCGCATGATGGACTGCACCGAGTACGACAACCCGCGCTTCACGCGGATCTCCTGCATGAGCCTTGAGTTGAACGATCCCTCCCCCAGGATGTAATTCATCACGGAGAGCGCGTAGGCGCGCGGATCGCCCACGGGGGGGGCCACCGTACCCATGACGATCGTCGCCTGGGGAACGGCCTTGGGAACCAGGAAAATCTTTTTTGCCTGATTTCGCACATCGCCCTCGATCTTGATCCTGTCGGCCGGGTAGGGAAGCCCCTCGCCCTTCATCACGTCTCCGAAGACGCCCATCGCCATTTCCCTGAGATCATTGATCGCGATCGAGCTGGACATCCCGGCGATGATATTGCCGCCGCGGAAGTAGATGCGCCATGCGCGTGCCATCTCCTCGGCGGTTATGGAGTTGAGCGACTTCTCCGTGGTCACGGCCCCGTAACCCGTGCCCGCGAAAATAAGCTCACGGACCTTTTCGAACGCAATGGCCTCGGGGCTGTCCATCTTGCGCCGCACCCCCTCGATGAGCATCCCACGCGCGTCGCCGATATACTTTGCGTCGAAATTGGGATTCTTCACCAGGTCGGATACGATATCGAAGGCGAGCCCGGCGTGCCGGGCGAGCATTCGGATGGAGATCACCGTGGTTTCCCATCCGGCCTCGATGCCGATCCTCCCGCCCACCGATTCGACCACGGTATGCAGGGCTTCGCCAGGGTACTTTTTCGATCCGCCCAGTATCACCGATTTCGCCATGAGCTCCGCCATTCCCGCGGTCCGCGCGTTTTCGTAAAGCCGCCCGTACCCGGCCGAGAGCACGATGGTCACTTGAGGAAGCTCGTCGCGCATGAAAAACATTTTCATGCCGTTTCCCGCGAGGAAGGACTCGACCGGCGGAAGCGAAAGCTCCATCGCCACGGACGCGGGCTTAACGGCCTGGGGACGGGCCTCCTGGGGCACGGCCATGGCGGAAAAAAGCGCGAGCGCGCACGGAAGCGCCCCGCGCAGCGAAAGGGGGATACGGGATTTTTTCACTTCACTTACCTGGTTCTCTGGACTTTTGTTTCGAGGCTCTCACCAACACGCCCACGGTTCGGTTTTCCTTCACGAAATATTTCGTGAGGACCTCCTTCACGCGAGCCGGGGTGACCGTCCTTACCGTGTCGAGATAGCGGAGCGCGTACTGCCAGTCCCCGTACACCGTCTGGTAATAGTTGAGGGTGCGGGCGACTCCCTTGTTCGACGCGAGATCGAAAATGAAGGATGCCTCCTCGCGGCTCACCACCCGCGCGATCTCCTCCTCGTTCACCTCGTTTTTCAGACGCTCGATCTCTTCGTAGATCGCGTCCTCGAGCTCCTGCGCGGTCCTCGGGTGGCGGGGCTCCGCCTCCACCAGGAACAGATTGTCGTAACGCGCACCCGGAAAATCCGCGGACGCTTCCACCGAGACCGCGAGCTTTTTTTCTGTCACGAGCGAGCGGTAGAGCCGGGAGGTTTTTCCGTCGGCGAGGAGTCCGGCGATGATATCGCACACGATATCGTCGGGCGACTGGAAGCTGGGCTTGCCCCATCCTATGAACAGGCAGGGATTCGCGTCGAACCGGTATTCGACCCGCGTCTCTCCCTGGCGGGCGGGCTCGCGCAGGGGAATGCCGCCCCCGTTGTCCCTGCCCTCGAGTTTCCCGAAATATTTTTCCACCATCGCGAACGTCTCTTCCGGGTTTTGCTTCCCCGCGATGGTGATCGTCATGCGCGGGGGGATGTAATTCGTCTTGTAGAAATCCTTCACGTCGAACACCGAAAGGTACTTGATGCTCGACGCCCAGCCGATAACGGGATGCCGATACGGGTGCGCGAGAAACGCCGTGGCGATAAAGCGCTCCATGAGCCCGTCCGCGCCTTTCGAATCGTACCGCATGAGGCGCTCCTCCATGACCGCGTTGCGCTCCAGGTAGAAATCGCGCATAACGGGATTGCGCAGCCGCTCGCTTTCGAGCTGGGCCCAGAGCTCGAGCTTCGACGAGGGGAGCTCTATGAAGTACGCGGTCATGTCGCGCGAGGTCCACGCGTTGAAGCCCACGCCGCCGTTCGTCGAATAGGTCTTGTCGTAGGGCGAGCCCACCACGAAGGCCGAGGCCTCCGATTGCAGTTTCTTGAGCTGGTTCACCAGTCCCGGGATGCGCTTGTCGCCCGGATTTTCCATGCGTATCTTGTCGAGCGAATCGCCGATAAGCTCGATCTGGTCAAGGAGCGGTTTTTCGCGCGCATAGTCCTTGGTGCCCAGCCGGTCGGTTCCCTTGAACAGCATGTGTTCGAGCAGGTGCGCCGCGCCTATGGTTTTATAGCTCTCGTCGGCGGAGCCCACGCGAAACGAGGTGATGAGCGCGAGGGTGGGAGAGTATCCGCGGTTCACCACGATCACGTTTATCCCGTTACCCAGCTTTTTATAAGAAACCCCCGCCTTGAGCATCGCGAGGGGATCCTCCGGTTTATCGGCGCCCCGCGCTACCGACGTAAGGAACACTGCAAGCAAGGCGCATGCCGCGCACCATCTCTTCATCTTCATCGAACCGTCCCCATTCTTCCCCGCATCCCGCTTATCCGTTCTTTCCGTCACGAAGAATTTCCTCGGCCAGTATCTTGAGCTTCGGGGAAACCTTGAGCGGAGGCAGGCTCACCCTGCCCGCCGCGTCGTCGTCGCCGGGTTTACGGCCGAGCCATTCCCCCAACGCCATCACCATGCGCGCGTAAATCTCGTTAATCTTGTCCGTGGCGCCCGCGAGACGGTAGTACGTCACCGCGACCAGCGGGAGTTTTTTGTCGAAATAAAAATGGTCTCCCACGCGCGTGAGGCCGTCCCGGTACATGGTCCGGGCGAATACCTCGCCAGCCTTCCTGATCTCGCCCTTGTTGAAGAGCTCGTTCCCCTGCCGGATGAGTGCGGTCCTTTCCTTGCCGTCCATAAATTAATTTCCTGTTCTACGCGCAACCCCTGCATGCAATAAACACTAAACTGTCTGACCGGCAAGCATAATTTTTAGAAATTAATATTCCAGTACCGGCCCCGTCAAATTGTGCCCGCTCCCGGTTCACGCTACGGCATATGTGCCGATACTACTGTCGGGAGAATACGCCCGGTCTCAATTTTTCTGGGCCGGGAGGGTTTTATTTCATATTCGCGGTTTCGGGTACGATCACAGGCATGCCGCCTGTCGGGGCGGCGAATTTTCAGCGTGCGCCGGAAATGACGTGATCGAGCAGGTACGCGCGCAACTCGCGGACGACCGCGTTATCCCCCGGCAGTTCGAACAGGCTCCTCCCCTCCTCTCCCCAGCGCGCGAGGTCGTCGTTCTCGGGAAGGTACAGTACCGTGTCCAGGGGGATGCGCGAAAGCAGGGCCCGGGATTCGTCGGGGAGGCGCGCGCCGCGCATGCGGTTTATCATCGCGGCGCTTTTTCCGAATTCGATCTTCATCTCCCGCGCGAGCTCGTACAGCCGCGCGAGCGTCTCGATGCCGCGCCGCGAGGCGTCGGCGACCATGATGAGGAGGTCAACGCGCTGCACGATCCGGCGCGAGAGGTTTTCAAGCCCCGCCTCGTTGTCGATGACCATGAAGGGATAATTTTTTGCAATCGCGGCGATCACGTCCCTGAGCACGTTGTTGGCGTAGCAGTAGCAGCCCGGCCCCTCCGGCCTTCCCATCGCGATGAGGTCGAAGCCTTCCGCCTCGACCAGGCACTCCGCGATCTTGAGCTCAAGCCAGTCCCTCCGGGCGATTCCCGCGAGGGCGCCCTTCGCGGACTCGTCGCGCGCCTCCTCGCGCACCCCGCCTACCGAGGCGCATGACTCTACGCCCAGCACGCCGTCAAGACACGAGTTGGGATCGGCGTCCACCGCGAGCACGGGGACCTTCTCCGCCTTCACGAGCGAGGACACGATGAGTCCCGCGAGCGTGGTCTTGCCCGTCCCCCCCTTCCCGGTAATCGCGATCGAAAATCCCATGCCGCCGGTGCTCAATTAATTTCCAATGGCGGGACCTTCAGGACCCGAACGCGCGCGCCAGCCGGGCGGGAAGATCGCGGAGAAGGGAGAATACCGCGCGCGCGTCGTCCGGGTCGAGCGAGCCCGTGCCGCACGAGGGCGTGATTATGGAATGTGCCAGGAGCGTCTTCCGGTCTATGCCGGCGCGCTCCACTACATGGTTGACAAGCGTGTCGAACCTGGCGGCGAGCGAGTCCGTGGCCTCCGCCCGTATCGCCGGCGACGTGGGCACGATCCCCCAGGCGAGCATGCCCCCGCGCCCGATATGGCGCCCGAGGGCCTCGGGGTAGAGCGCGATGGTCTCCCCGTAGCCGTAGGCGTCGAAGTTGACGATATCGACACCGGCGTCCACGAGTATGGACCAGTCGGTATTGCCGCAGCAGTGCACCCCGGCGGCCGCGCCGTCCGCCTGCACCGCCTCCACGAGTTCCCTCACGAGCGCGATCGCGTCCTCGCGTTTCACGCCTATATACGTCGACGACCCGAAGGCCGAGAGGATAGGCTCGTCGATGAAGCATATGACGTTCTCGGCATACGGCTGGAACTTCTGTATCTGCCAGCGGCACTTCATCGCCAGCGCCTTCACGATCACGTCGCGAAATTCCTCGTTGTAGTAAATCGCGCGCTTGTTCTCGTCGGTTATGGTGAGCGCAAACGAGCACGCGCCCGTGGTCTGCACCTTCACGCAGGGAAATTTTTTCCCGGACGCCTGCAGCCGTTTCTCGA from Spirochaetota bacterium encodes:
- the rpoN gene encoding RNA polymerase sigma-54 factor, with product MAVSIKIGLQQNQKLVMTQSLKQSIEMLQLSTVDLAELISRELVENPILEEDAVVSPDEENGDIFQRITNRLSGDDSLSERFEERSSAYSDASDSGYPRDSDGEDRTRALIENAEARAESLIEHLLSQARIMSKNDRELALLEEVITSLDERGLLGVPLETIALEMGASIEEVRAAMRQVALLDPPGCGALDIRESLEMQALAKYPDEEMLHAIIGRYFKELESLDYERIAKGLGVTLAEVVEKSRLLHSLNPFPGRAFSASGTRYIVPDLEVKIAGDELLITLIDDWIPRIRINGYYARMLRKKSIDKNLRSYIKDRMQSARDLLKNISNRRDTILRVTGAIMLHQKEFLLKGQGFLRPLTHAEIAREVGLHESTVSRTTSNKFAQTPWGTFELKYFFASRLKGGGAGEVSSDNVMNAVRDLIAREDAACPLSDEEILEKLRYGGIDCARRTVAKYRGIMGIPPSAMRRKLNMIKNEVKA
- a CDS encoding SMP-30/gluconolactonase/LRE family protein — its product is MKKPLIAAAIIFIVLAAYLTLWPVPADPVIWSAPTAPGYTGAHAVNEKLANLKMIPLGKEEGPEHIALARDGRLYATVASGNIIRMNQDGSAQEVFANTDGRVLGFDFDAAGNLIAADAVKGLLSISPDRKITLLADKAGSDPIRYADAVVVAVNEKIFLSDASMRFAPAEWGGTFEASILDIIEQSCTGRILEYDPATKKTRIVAKGFSFANGIALSADGQWLFVNETGKYRVWKISVRAASLDIAQQSPLASVLLENLPGYPDNLMRGLDGKIWLGFAKPRNPTVDKLAGNPFMRKLTLRLPRAMWPVPKAYGHVIAFMEDGKIVADMQDPAGAYPETTSVTETRDRLYIQSLHAKGIGWMAK
- a CDS encoding CTP synthase; the encoded protein is MTDKKTRFIFVTGGVCSSLGKGISTASLGLLLEGHGYRVSAVKMDPYINIDPGTMSPYQHGEVYVTEDGAETDLDLGYYERFTSANLTKRNSVSTGQIYFAVIERERRGDYLGRTVQVIPHITNEIKKRIYDVAADDDLDFLLIEIGGTVGDIESVPFLEAIRQIRQELGSRRVLNVHLTLVPTITVAGESKTKPTQHSVKELMQIGIIPDMLLCRSGKVLSEDMRGKIALFCNVTERNVISAIDIKSSIYEIPYMLHNNGYDEIVLEHFGMEKNHLNIAEWDRFFHAFQNPTRKVHIAVVGKYISLQDAYRSIYEALLHGAVANEAELVITRIDSEDIEKKQKAGLKSLFQKIDGILVPGGFGNRGIEGKIMAIGHARKENIPFFGICLGLQLAVVEFGRNVCGLENANSSEFDPTSPHTVISLLEEQEIIEKMGGTMRLGAYECQLREGTRVRAIYNRESVMERHRHRFEFTLKYREIYEKNGMVFGGTHPKTGLVETIEVPTHPWFVGTQFHPEFKSKPTSPHPLFKAFIKAAVEAGKGK
- a CDS encoding PilZ domain-containing protein, with the translated sequence MTEKRKFERHQCFVKIEFEYWEGNPETIDVELSVPMHGKGAMLDISKGGAFVVTNERLGINMPVRLKVTEGKNRHLLKGSVVRTGLLKNNPSEVAMKYAAVKVKEDAYLAIQFDEVHEEISAERFASGK
- a CDS encoding insulinase family protein, with product MKKSRIPLSLRGALPCALALFSAMAVPQEARPQAVKPASVAMELSLPPVESFLAGNGMKMFFMRDELPQVTIVLSAGYGRLYENARTAGMAELMAKSVILGGSKKYPGEALHTVVESVGGRIGIEAGWETTVISIRMLARHAGLAFDIVSDLVKNPNFDAKYIGDARGMLIEGVRRKMDSPEAIAFEKVRELIFAGTGYGAVTTEKSLNSITAEEMARAWRIYFRGGNIIAGMSSSIAINDLREMAMGVFGDVMKGEGLPYPADRIKIEGDVRNQAKKIFLVPKAVPQATIVMGTVAPPVGDPRAYALSVMNYILGEGSFNSRLMQEIRVKRGLSYSVQSIMRFRRDLGLFLAFAQTRTDQADQAFDLMLQNVRLMATAPVSGEELDWARSSMIYSYIFDFETPLEVLAQYSMVQYNRLPERYLADYTKMIGAVTKEMVLAGADELLKNGLVRVVVGDESLKGPLSKFGEVVVVQP
- a CDS encoding insulinase family protein, producing MKMKRWCAACALLAVFLTSVARGADKPEDPLAMLKAGVSYKKLGNGINVIVVNRGYSPTLALITSFRVGSADESYKTIGAAHLLEHMLFKGTDRLGTKDYAREKPLLDQIELIGDSLDKIRMENPGDKRIPGLVNQLKKLQSEASAFVVGSPYDKTYSTNGGVGFNAWTSRDMTAYFIELPSSKLELWAQLESERLRNPVMRDFYLERNAVMEERLMRYDSKGADGLMERFIATAFLAHPYRHPVIGWASSIKYLSVFDVKDFYKTNYIPPRMTITIAGKQNPEETFAMVEKYFGKLEGRDNGGGIPLREPARQGETRVEYRFDANPCLFIGWGKPSFQSPDDIVCDIIAGLLADGKTSRLYRSLVTEKKLAVSVEASADFPGARYDNLFLVEAEPRHPRTAQELEDAIYEEIERLKNEVNEEEIARVVSREEASFIFDLASNKGVARTLNYYQTVYGDWQYALRYLDTVRTVTPARVKEVLTKYFVKENRTVGVLVRASKQKSREPGK
- a CDS encoding carbon monoxide dehydrogenase → MGFSIAITGKGGTGKTTLAGLIVSSLVKAEKVPVLAVDADPNSCLDGVLGVESCASVGGVREEARDESAKGALAGIARRDWLELKIAECLVEAEGFDLIAMGRPEGPGCYCYANNVLRDVIAAIAKNYPFMVIDNEAGLENLSRRIVQRVDLLIMVADASRRGIETLARLYELAREMKIEFGKSAAMINRMRGARLPDESRALLSRIPLDTVLYLPENDDLARWGEEGRSLFELPGDNAVVRELRAYLLDHVISGAR